Part of the Anopheles merus strain MAF unplaced genomic scaffold, AmerM5.1 LNR4001135, whole genome shotgun sequence genome, AAACGAATAATTATATGCGATGTCGCTGCATGCTTTTTTGTTAGCTTTTACAGCGATAATTTTTGGTCTAATTCATGATGACAAATGTAGTAGAATTGTGGAGATATATTTATCGGATGCACATAATAATGTAGCTTCACTTTAGAAGGTTTCATTTaatgaattcaatttaatttttacgcaattttcattttttttaaagtaatttCAACACCTTAATTCATGATCCAATACAATATAACGAGTATTACTGTAGACATTTTCATGTTTAAACCAATAAGCATAAAGAACAAAAATACTTCCCACACATGTGCTGCCGAATGTTTGTCGCGTACTGTACAAACCCAACAAAACATCTTTGACAGAACGACAGattacagcacacacacacactcgcgcacACAAGCTTCTTCGCATCAAAATAGACagcaacagagagagagagagtgcagaAACACTGTTGCTTGGAAGGAGATCAAACCCGTTCAAAGGGTGACGAAAAAGGGGAGACGAAACGCTCACTCTTCCATCAAGTGTGTCCCTGGCAAACAACTGTATCGAAGTCACAGCTACGCAAAGTAAGTAAttgagtgaaaaaaaacagtgttcAACAGTAATGtgatgtgttttcttctttctttgtcTACTCCTCCACAGGGACTATTGATTGTGTGTGCAAGAGCTGTAGCGCTACAGACGAAGGTCCAGTGTCCGCCGTGATGATGATTCCCTTTGCattatttaattcaatatcaaattcaattcaatttgcaccaaatttccattttttaaataatttctacACCTTAATTCAAGTTCCAATACAATATAACGAGTACTACTGTagacattttcatttttaaaccaATATGGATAAAAGACAAAAATACTTCCCCACACATGGTGCTGCCGAATGTTTGTCGCGTACTGTACAAACCCAAACAAAACATCTTTGACAGAACGACAGataacagcacacacacacacactcgcacacacatcgCTTCTTCGCATCAAAATAGACagcaacagagagagagagtgcagaAACACTGTTGCTTGGAAGGAGATCAAACCCGTCAAAGGGTGACGAAAAGGGAGACGAAAACGCTCACTCTTCCATCAAGTGTGTCCCTGGCAATCGAAGTCACAGCTACGCAAAGGTAAGCAattgagtgaaaaaaaaaacagtgttcAACAGTAAtgtgatgtgtttttcttctttctttgccTACTCCTCCACAGGGACTATTGATTGTGTGTGCAAGAGCTGTAGCGCTACAGACGAAGGTCCAGTGTCCGCCGTGATGATGATTCCCTTTGCATAATAATCATCCACACACACTACCAAAAGGGGAGGGAACTGTGCTGATACTGGCGTTGGTGTGTATTCCGACATTCCCGGACGTgtcgttttttcattccaaTCCCAGCGCATCCTCTCGTCTCCCTCCGTGTTGCTTCGTCTTGCTTGGGGGCCCCCTGAAGTACATATATCGAGGTAGGCTTTGTTGTGCTTGTCTTATCTCGGTTTGACATACCGTCTAATGTGTGTAGTGCTCTGTTTCAGATTGTgtgtcccggctggtcgcttAGTGCTTTGCGCGGCTAATCAGTCCTCTTGGTGAGCTCTGCCGGGGCTGAACGCGTGCGAAGAAAACAACACCAGTGCCAACACACAGCGAAATGGAGGGTGGAAAGTACAACTTTGCCATCGACCGCGGCGGCACCTTCACGGATGTGCTGTGCATTACGCCCGACCGTACGGTGCGCACGCTGAAGCTGCTGTCCGTCGATCCGGCCAACTATCCGGACGCACCGACCGAGGGCATCCGGCGCATACTGCAGCAGGAGACGGGCCGTGCGCTGACGGTGGACGGCTGATCGACACCGGGCTGATCGGGTGGGTGCGGATGGGCACTACCGTGGCCACGAACGCGCTGCTCGAGCGGGCCGGCGATCCGGTGGCGCTGGTCGTGAACCGGGGCTTCCGGGATCTGCTGCAGATTGGCAATCAGGCGAGACCGAACATTTTCCAGCTGGTGAGTATGGGGAGGGGCCGTTTCAGTCCGCATAGTCATACATATTTTTATGCATTATTATGCATTTTCTTGGACCGCATCCATGGCCCGAATTGGAAGCATTTAGCGTTTCGAGCTGGGGAGAGCAGAGGCGTGACTCTTCTGACACCTTCTTGTCAGCTCGCCAAAAGCCGTTGATGAGAAACGGCTGCTTATCTGCCTGTGTCTCTGACAAACTgtttgcttctgctgctggcgGAAGCCAAGATGATATCGCAATCCGGGCCGTCGCTATAAATTAAATCTCTAAGTCTGTTCTGTCTGCCATTGGCTCTAATCTTAGATCTTCCATCCTCCCGCAATATGCTTTGTTTCCACAAGAGTGCACGGCAACAGCAGTTCCTGTTTCACTTACCACCACCGttctttcccttcccttccattTCAGAACATCCAAAAACCGGCCAACCTGTACCGCGAGGTGATTGAGATCGATGCCCGCCTGGTGCCGGCCCAGGAAGCATCCTGCCAGCTCGGGGAAGCCTCCGCCGGTTGGAGACGGCTTACAGGTGCGGCCGATTCCACCCACCTGGAAATGGTGCCGCTGGACGAGCAGGATTTGCGGTCCAAGCTGGAGGAGGTACGGGCCGCCGGCATCAACTCACTCGCCATCGTGCTCGCGCACAGCTACGCCTGCCCCGAGCACGAACTGTGCGTGGGCCGGATCGCCCAAGAGCTCGGCTTCCAGCATGTCACGCTGTCGCATCAGGCGATGCCCATGTGCCGGCTCGTTGCCCGTGGTTCACTGCCTGCGCGGAAGCGTACCTAACGCCCCACGTCGAGCGCTACCTGGACGGGTTCCGGAGCGGGTTTCGGGATCAGCTGCGCGGCGCCGACGTGCTGTTTATGCAGAGCGACGGTGGCCTCACGAGGATGGAACACTTCCGTGGCGCACGTGCCATTCTAAGCGGTCCGGCCGGTGGTGTCGTGGGGTACGCAGTGACCGGGATGCGCGATGccggggacgatgacccagcAGCCGGTCCCCCACCACCGCTGATCGGGTTCGATATGGGCGGCACGTCGACGGACGTGTCGCGGTACGCGGGAACGTACGAGCACGTGATCGAGAGTACGACGGCAGGCGTTACGATACAGGCGCCCCAGCTCGACATCAACACGGTGGCGGCGGGCGGCGGCTCGAGACTGTTCTTCCGCTCCGGGCTGTTTGTGGTGGGGCCAGAGTCGGCCGGCGCCCACCCGGGACCCACCTGCTATCGCAAGGGTGGCCCGCTGACCGTTACCGATGCGAACCTCATCCTCGGTCGGCTGCTGCCCGAGTACTTCCCGGCCATTTTCGGCCCGAACGAGAACGAACCGCTCGATTACGAGGCGACGCGGGCCGCGTTCGAGGAGCTGCGCATGGAAATCAACGAACATTTGGCGTCGGCCGGAGAGGAAGCCGGCGGTGGCCCACTGTCGCTCGAGCAAGTGGCGATGGGCTTCGTGCGCGTCGCCAACGAAGCCATGTGCCGGCCGATCCGGGCGCTGACGCAGGCCCGCGGGTACGACACGTCGCGCCACGTGCTGGCCTGCTTCGGTGGGGCGGGCGGGCAGCACGCGTGCAGCATTGCCCGCCAGCTCGGCATGGCGCGCGTGGTGATGCACAAGTACGCCGGCATACTGTCCGCGTACGGGATGGCGCTGGCGGACGTGGTGTACGAGACGCAGGAGCCCTGCGGGCTGGAACTGTGCCCGGACAATCGGGCGGCGCTGAAGGAGCGGCTCCACGCGCTGTCGGCGCGCTGCGTGGAGCAGCTAGAAGCGCAAGGGTTCGCGCTGGCGGACGAAGGATCGATCAGCCTCGAGCCGTACCTGCACCTGCGCTACGAGGGCACGGACTGTGCGCTGATGTGCGCTCCGGACCGGGTCGTCGAGAATGCGGACCACACCGTGTACGGGTTCGGCGACTTTGGGCGCACGTTCCGCGACCGCTACCGGAGCGAGTTTGGCTTCGTGCTGGAGGGCCGACGCATCCTGGTGGACGATATTCGCGTGCGCGGCTGTGGCCGGGCGTCCCTCTTCACCGAGCCGGACATCGCGGAGGCAACGGGACCGATCTATCCGGAGAAGACGACCGTGGCGTACTTCGAGGAGGGCAGTGGCCAGGCGCCGCCCGGTCGACTCGTCACGCCCGTGTACGACTGTGCCAAGCTGCGGTACGGCCATCGGGTGGATGGGCCGGCCATCCTCATCGACCGGCTATCCACGATCGTGATCGAGCCGGGGTCGCGGGCGCTCGTTACCCGGCGCGGCGATTTGACGATCGAAATCGGCACCGGCGCGAATGCACGCCCGCGGGTCGACGAACGGCTGGACGCGGTGCAGCTGAGCATCTTCAACCATCGGTTCATGAGCATTGCCGAGCAGATGGGGCGCGTGCTGCAGCGCACCTCCATCTCGACCAACATCAAGGAGCGGCTCGACTTCTCCTGCGCCCTGTTTGGCCCGGACGGTGGGCTCGTCTCGAACGCTCCGCACATCCCGGTCCATCTCGGCGCGATGCAGGAAACGGTCCAGTATCAGTTGCGCCGGCGCGGTGGCACCCTGAAGCCGGGCGATGTGCTGCTTTCGAACCATCCGCAGGCCGGTGGGTCCCATCTGCCCGACCTGACCGTCATTACGCCCGTGTTTGCGCCCGGTGAAGCGCTGCCGGTGTTTTTCGTCGCGTCACGCGGCCACCATGCCGACATTGGCGGGATAACGCCCGGCTCGATGCCGCCGCACTCGACGTCGCTCGCGCAGGAGGGAGCCGCCTTCAAGTCGTTCCTGCTCGTGGACGGCGGCGTGTTCCAGGAGGAAGCGATCGTGGCCCGGCTAACGCGCCCGGCGCCCGGTGTCCCCGGGGCGGCCGGCACGCGCAACCTCTCCGACAATCTGTCCGACCTGCGCGCCCAGATTGCGGCCAACCAGAAGGGCATCCAGCTCGTGTCGGAGCTGATCGACGCGTACGGGCTGTCGGTGGTGCAGGCGTACATGGGCCACATGCAGCAGAACGCCGAGCTGGCGGTGCGCGACATGCTGCGCACGATCGCGCAGGAGGCGCGCGAACGCACCGGGTCGGCCGTGCTCGAGGCGGAGCAGCAGATGGACGACGGGACGCCGATCCGGCTGGTGGTGCGCATCGACGAGCGGCACGGTTCGGCGGTGTGCGATTTCACCGGCACCGGGCCGGAGGTGAGCGGCAACTGTAACGCCCCGCGCGCCATCACCCTCTCCGCGCTGATCTACTGTCTGCGCTGTATGGTCGGGCACGATGTGCCGCTCAACCAGGGCTGTCTGGCGCCGATCGAGGTGATCATCCCGCCCGGCTCCATCCTCGACCCGTCGGACGGGGCCGCCGTCGTCGGGGGCAATGTGCTGACGTCGCAGCGCGTCGTCGACACGGTGCTGGCCGCGTTCGGCACGTGCGCCGCGTCGCAGGGCTGCATGAACAACGTCACGATCGGGGACGAGGGCTGGGGCTACTACGAGACGGTCGCGGGTGGCAGTGGTGCCGGCCCGGGCTGGCACGGTACGGGCGGTGTGCACACGCACATGACCAACACGCGCATCACCGATCCGGAGATACTGGAGCTGCGCTATCCGATCGTGCTGCGCCGGTTTACGCTGCGCGAGGACGGCAGTGGTGGTGCAGGGCAGTTCCGCGGCGGGGAAGGTGTCCACCGGGAGCTGCTCTTCCGCAAGCCGATGACGCTGTCCGTGCTGACCGAGCGGCGCACGCTGCGACCGTACGGCATGGCGGGCGGCATGCCGGGCAAGCCGGGCCTGAATTTGCTGATCCGTGCCGGGCCGCGCGGACAGCCGGGCCATCGGGCGGTCAACATCGGCGGCAAGACGGCGGTACAGGTCGGGCCGGGCGACATCTTCTCGATGAAAACGCCGGGCGGCGGCGGGTACGGCGTGCCGctggacgacgacgatgggccgCGGCCGACGCTGAGcgaccatcagcagcagcggcagctggcggcggcggccgccatCGTGTCGGTCGGCTCGTCCAAGGCGTTCATGGAGCGCGGCAGCGTGTATGAGTACCGGATGGCGCAGGAGTCGGTGTGATGGCACGAGATCGGCTTCAACTTTAACTTCTATCTCGTGCTGATCGTCGTGCTGCTGGTGATTGTGATCGTGATGTTTAAATAGCCCCCGgatactggtggtggtggtggtggtgaaacgTTCGGGCGACGTTCGGGCTTTCTACTGTCGTTCGACGCAGCCGACGGTGGTGTGTGGATGGAGCCAACCcagggacagcagcagcaggacgaCCAGCTAGAGGACGAGATTTAGCTGCGGCtatagtgtgtgtgttcgtacAAGGAGAAGGCGCATCACATATTAAcccttctttccttctctctctctctctcgttctcttacAATCTACCTATCTCTTTCACTCTTTCTCACATATACACACTTCGTCTCTTTCGTGTCAATTCCGTGTTCTTCCATAGTAGGCGTCGGTTGGGCCCAAAAAGCGTGAGCcaaagtagtagtagtagtggtagtgat contains:
- the LOC121603346 gene encoding LOW QUALITY PROTEIN: 5-oxoprolinase-like (The sequence of the model RefSeq protein was modified relative to this genomic sequence to represent the inferred CDS: inserted 2 bases in 2 codons); translated protein: MEGGKYNFAIDRGGTFTDVLCITPDRTVRTLKLLSVDPANYPDAPTEGIRRILQQETGRALTVDGXIDTGLIGWVRMGTTVATNALLERAGDPVALVVNRGFRDLLQIGNQARPNIFQLNIQKPANLYREVIEIDARLVPAQEASCQLGEASAGWRRLTGAADSTHLEMVPLDEQDLRSKLEEVRAAGINSLAIVLAHSYACPEHELCVGRIAQELGFQHVTLSHQAMPMCRLVARGXTACAEAYLTPHVERYLDGFRSGFRDQLRGADVLFMQSDGGLTRMEHFRGARAILSGPAGGVVGYAVTGMRDAGDDDPAAGPPPPLIGFDMGGTSTDVSRYAGTYEHVIESTTAGVTIQAPQLDINTVAAGGGSRLFFRSGLFVVGPESAGAHPGPTCYRKGGPLTVTDANLILGRLLPEYFPAIFGPNENEPLDYEATRAAFEELRMEINEHLASAGEEAGGGPLSLEQVAMGFVRVANEAMCRPIRALTQARGYDTSRHVLACFGGAGGQHACSIARQLGMARVVMHKYAGILSAYGMALADVVYETQEPCGLELCPDNRAALKERLHALSARCVEQLEAQGFALADEGSISLEPYLHLRYEGTDCALMCAPDRVVENADHTVYGFGDFGRTFRDRYRSEFGFVLEGRRILVDDIRVRGCGRASLFTEPDIAEATGPIYPEKTTVAYFEEGSGQAPPGRLVTPVYDCAKLRYGHRVDGPAILIDRLSTIVIEPGSRALVTRRGDLTIEIGTGANARPRVDERLDAVQLSIFNHRFMSIAEQMGRVLQRTSISTNIKERLDFSCALFGPDGGLVSNAPHIPVHLGAMQETVQYQLRRRGGTLKPGDVLLSNHPQAGGSHLPDLTVITPVFAPGEALPVFFVASRGHHADIGGITPGSMPPHSTSLAQEGAAFKSFLLVDGGVFQEEAIVARLTRPAPGVPGAAGTRNLSDNLSDLRAQIAANQKGIQLVSELIDAYGLSVVQAYMGHMQQNAELAVRDMLRTIAQEARERTGSAVLEAEQQMDDGTPIRLVVRIDERHGSAVCDFTGTGPEVSGNCNAPRAITLSALIYCLRCMVGHDVPLNQGCLAPIEVIIPPGSILDPSDGAAVVGGNVLTSQRVVDTVLAAFGTCAASQGCMNNVTIGDEGWGYYETVAGGSGAGPGWHGTGGVHTHMTNTRITDPEILELRYPIVLRRFTLREDGSGGAGQFRGGEGVHRELLFRKPMTLSVLTERRTLRPYGMAGGMPGKPGLNLLIRAGPRGQPGHRAVNIGGKTAVQVGPGDIFSMKTPGGGGYGVPLDDDDGPRPTLSDHQQQRQLAAAAAIVSVGSSKAFMERGSVYEYRMAQESV